Below is a window of Culturomica massiliensis DNA.
ACAAGTACTTACAGCAGTTGTCACCTCCTTATTTATAACAACAGCTTGTACCCTTGAAAAAGAGATACAAGAGGAGATTAATGCCCCCGTAGCGCTGCAACTGAGCAGTCGTATCAAAGCTTCTACGCGCAGCAATACCCAATCGACATCGATTACCGAAGGACAGACCGTATATGCCTGGGCAGATAAAACGACAGGCGATCCGCACATCAAAGCCTGGACCCTGAGAGCCAAAGGAGACAATACCTTTACCGGAAGTGCCCGGTACTTTCCGCAAAGCGGTGAAGCTTTAAATATCTATGCACTCCACGGTCATTTCGGAACAGACATGAGGGAAGACATCACGGACTTTCCTGCATCGGGCCTGATACATACGGTTTCAGCCGACCAAACGACAACGGTCGAATATGCCAAGTCCGACCTGTTGTATGCCGCCGAAAAAAGTGTCGCCCGGACAGGAGCTTCCGGTGGTACCAAAAGACTGGTCTTAAATTTCTATCACCTTCTTTCCAAAGTAGAAATAGCGTTGAAAGCCGGTACAGGCCTGACGAGAAATGACCTGAACGGTGCTACCGTTACCCTCATGAATACAAAATTGAAAGCCGACTTCAGACCGGAACAAGATAACGAAATAAGCGACGGGACAGCACGCGCAGCAATGGTAAGACCGGCAGCCACAGAAAACACCCCCGAACCCATTTTAATCCCCGCAAAGGTCATTCCGGGAGATGATTTCTCCGGTGCCGATTATGCCGAAGCCGTTATCGTTCCGCAAACGATCGGAGACGCCGGGGAAATCCCGTTCATCAAAGTAAACCTTGCATCCGGCAGGGAGTTGTATTATAAAATAAATAACAAAACATTCGAAAGCGGTAAAAAATACATTTTCAACATCACCGTCAACCTGCCCGGACTGGAAGTGACTTCCAGCATCGAAGACTGGGCTGACGGCGGCACCACTTCAGGCGATGCCGAGGCAGACGAAAATGAAATCGTCGTCAGAGAAGACGGAACTTGGCGTATCGTTTTAGACAGCGAACGCGAAAAAACATACAATATCGTATTTCTGGGCGACGGCTTTATCGAAGAAGACAACGTTGTAGGCGGAGCCTTTGACAAAGAGGTGGAAAAATCCCTGGATTTTATATTTTCCAAACAGCCTCTTAAAACATACAAAGATTATTTTAAAGTATATCAGGTTTATGCCCACTCGAACGAGCGCGGAGCCGATAAAAACGCAAGGGAAAATATCATCGACACTAAATTCGACGCTACTTTCGGCTGGAACGGAATCAACCGTCTACTGGTAATAAGGGATGAGTGGACCGCAATCACGTACGCCAACAAAGCGCTTCCCAACTATCACATGATTTTCGTTTTGGTAAACGATCCGATGCACGGCGGATCCGGAGGAAATATAATCACGGCTTCTGTTAACGATTGGTCGCATTTAACCGCTCTACACGAAATGGGACATCGATTCGGCCTGGGAGACGAGTATGAAGACCGGCTAGTAGCTATCGGAAAAGACCGCAAGGAAGCAGCACTTTATTCCAACCTGGATATCACAGGTGATCCGACAAAAGTAAAATGGAAACACTTCATCGGACGCCCGGGGTATTCCTCGGAAAATGTCTATGAAGGAGGATACTATTTTTCCGACGGCGTATGGCGCCCGTCACGTTACAGTATCATGAACATACTGGATACCGATCAAGGGTTTAACGCCATATCCAGAGAGGCTATCGTACGGCATGTTTTCCAATGGATCGGAGAAACATTCGATATGGATGAATTTTACAGGCGCGACGATCCGGCAGAGACACATCCGACTCCGGCAGCCATAAGTAATAATCCGATCCCGATGCCACCTCCCCTCGAATTATATTATGAATCGTTGTACAAAAAGCCGTTCAGACCACATGGCGCAAACCCAATATAGAAAGTAATTCCTCAACAGGTTTTGTCAATTCGTAAACACCCCCTGCCAATCGGATTTGAATAATAATCCTGGGGGTAAAGCATAATTTTACAACTGAAGAAAGAGCCCGTTTGTCTTTTTTCAGTTAATTTTGCATGCTATAAAACGATAAAGATGAAAATCAGCAAAACCAATGCAGCACGGTTACTCGATAAAGCCGGAATTACCTATGAACTGATTCCTTACGAAGTCGATGAAAATGATCTGGCAGCAACGCATGTAGCGACACAATTAAGTGAGAATATTCATTGTGTATTCAAAACACTGGTATTGCACGGAGACAAAACCGGTTATTTCGTCTGTGTCATTCCCGGAGACCTTGAAGTCGACCTGAAACTGGCCGCCAAAGCTTCCGGTAATAAAAAAGCCGACCTTATCCCCATGAAAGATTTACTTCCCGTTACCGGCTATATCCGGGGCGGTTGCTCGCCGATCGGCATGAAGAAACTTTTTCCGACATTTATCCACCCTACCTGTAATGATTTCTCCTTTATATATATCAGTGCCGGCATCCGGGGACTTCAAATCAAAATCAATCCCCGAAATCTAATCGGATTTATTCAGGCAAAAGTAACTGAACTCTCGATACCTACATATTAATCATTGTTCCTCTAAAATTGTAGATTTTAGATTGACGATTTTAGATTACACCCATCTCTGCAAAAAAAGAAATTGCAGATTTTAGATTGTAAATTGATCCGTGAAGTGATTTGTTGTCAGATTAATTTAAAATCGTCGATCTAAAATTTAAAACTAAGATTCCATTACAGATTTTACATTTTTTCCATTTTTTTATTCCTGTTGGCAAAAAAGTATAAAAATCTGCCAATTTATACAAATTGTTTTTCATTCTCGTCCTCTATTTTTGTTATAGTCACCTACTTCTGATTACTAACCTAAACTTTCGAGTATGAAAACAATTCGATTATTTACAGGACTATTGTTCATCGTATCGGCAATTTGTATCAGCTGCCAGGACGATGAAACACTCCCCCTGTTGGAACCCAAAGTCAGTCAATTGGATTTTAAAGCTGAAGGAGAAGAAATCTATTTTCAATTCGATTGCAATCTTCACTGGAAACTGGAATGCGACGCAGACTGGCTTCATTTGTCAGCCAAAAGAGGTACAGGTAAAGGTATCGTTGCCGCCACA
It encodes the following:
- a CDS encoding fimbrillin family protein, with protein sequence MKRKQVLTAVVTSLFITTACTLEKEIQEEINAPVALQLSSRIKASTRSNTQSTSITEGQTVYAWADKTTGDPHIKAWTLRAKGDNTFTGSARYFPQSGEALNIYALHGHFGTDMREDITDFPASGLIHTVSADQTTTVEYAKSDLLYAAEKSVARTGASGGTKRLVLNFYHLLSKVEIALKAGTGLTRNDLNGATVTLMNTKLKADFRPEQDNEISDGTARAAMVRPAATENTPEPILIPAKVIPGDDFSGADYAEAVIVPQTIGDAGEIPFIKVNLASGRELYYKINNKTFESGKKYIFNITVNLPGLEVTSSIEDWADGGTTSGDAEADENEIVVREDGTWRIVLDSEREKTYNIVFLGDGFIEEDNVVGGAFDKEVEKSLDFIFSKQPLKTYKDYFKVYQVYAHSNERGADKNARENIIDTKFDATFGWNGINRLLVIRDEWTAITYANKALPNYHMIFVLVNDPMHGGSGGNIITASVNDWSHLTALHEMGHRFGLGDEYEDRLVAIGKDRKEAALYSNLDITGDPTKVKWKHFIGRPGYSSENVYEGGYYFSDGVWRPSRYSIMNILDTDQGFNAISREAIVRHVFQWIGETFDMDEFYRRDDPAETHPTPAAISNNPIPMPPPLELYYESLYKKPFRPHGANPI
- the ybaK gene encoding Cys-tRNA(Pro) deacylase, with amino-acid sequence MKISKTNAARLLDKAGITYELIPYEVDENDLAATHVATQLSENIHCVFKTLVLHGDKTGYFVCVIPGDLEVDLKLAAKASGNKKADLIPMKDLLPVTGYIRGGCSPIGMKKLFPTFIHPTCNDFSFIYISAGIRGLQIKINPRNLIGFIQAKVTELSIPTY